Below is a window of Cherax quadricarinatus isolate ZL_2023a chromosome 88, ASM3850222v1, whole genome shotgun sequence DNA.
tcaggctctgatccaccaggaggcctggtcacagaccgggccgcgggggcgttgacccccggaactctctccaggtaaacacgaaAGCATATATAAGGTCACCTATAATAAGCCACCTTCctaaataacctgcagtataagcagGATAACTTACCTTTATCATAATCAGCCTTACAGAGTGGACGAACACAGAGTCCATCTCCTGGTCTGGCCGAGGTCACGTCTCCCTTCATGTGAGTGACCTCTGACCAGTCCAGTCTGGTTAAGATCTCTGGATCATATAGCGGCTTCTCGGCATCCTCGGGACCCACACTAGGCTGCAGAGATAGAGCACAACACAAATCGACGTTAGAAACCACAggaatcgcaaaaaaaaaaataaaacagccTAATTACATCGCTAAGGTCTTAAGATAACCTTAAGTAGGTTTACCGAGGCTTATataccggggccaggagctgtgactcgacccctgcaaccacataggtGAGGGAGGGAATCAATATTGATTCAATGAAGGGTAAAGCTTCaagtcctcagatcaagagccctttatcaGCCTCAAGACTACCACGGAATGTAGAAATATGTATATATTAGATAATAATGCAcagaatatataaaaaaaaattataaattaaaaaaaatgtaccTGTAAATTAAACGTATACCAACGTTATCAATCTTATTATATTCAAGGGGAAGAGATAAACCCACAGGGGCCATACAGCGGCTGGGGAATGAGGGGTAGTCAGGTTTcatccaaggaaaggaagtagcctcaattccttggatgaagagccctacGGCAGAATCATGACACTCCCTTCCCAGTATATCTGGATGGTGTttcggggggtcagcgcccctgcggccgggtccatgaccaggcctcgcggtggatcaggaactgaacaaccagactgttactgctcgCCGCACGCAGTAAGATCAAGTTAACAAAACTAGGTAAATGTGTACAAACAGGTGTGGGACAGCCAGGTAAAAACTGCAATGCAAACGCAAAGAAAAACTTGCAAAAAAGTCACATTCTTGCAAAATGCCAGAGTGCAACAAAAGTCCAGTACTTAACTAAtggcttaaaaaaaaaagtggccaAGCACTGCCGTATATTgataatttaaataaaatataaatgtgAATGGATATAGATTCctaagtttagtttaatatgtttattatgcaccccatgcggccagcagtaacagcctagctgatcaggccctgatccaccatgaggcctggtcacagacatggccgcgggggcgttgacccccgtcccatacccatcctgtgggtggtagtcaaaatattacagaggtacataatgggtccaggaactggacccattatgtcagTCTCGTTTGACTGAACAATTTTATTAAAACATATTACGTTGAGATAATAAAATTAACCTGTTATtaatgaccagccgggctgtggctcgtacgttggtttgcgtgcagctagcagtaacagcctggttgatcaggctctgatccaccaggaggcctggtcacagaccgggccgcgggggcgttgacccccggaactctctccaggtaaactccaggtaagagatGAAATGAGCACAAACTGCTGAAATGGCATACTGTTACagtcgaagattgagacacttatgcaacatatgggaatctttattgaggaaacgtttcgccacacagtgtcttcatcagtccaatacaaagtagaaaggtgtaaggagaggagttgaggtaatcagtccctcagcctggagttgactgatggactgaacatatcaactccaggctgcgggactgattaccacaacttctctccttacacttttctgctttatattggactgatgaagccactgtgtggcgaaacgtttcctcaataaagattcccatatgttgcatgtctcaGTCCTCAACTTATcgattttcaaaccattcatcagacAGTCGAGGTCATTAAGATTACGTCACATtctggtgtatgttgagtgttaGACAAACAGTCCTTGGTCTTAGCTTTTAAAATGTCATGTGGTTATCTAATTTTACTTCTTAAAAACTATATGGGAACCTCAAgaggggttccttgatgctggtgaggggctcttgatctagggaattggatcagtgctccagttccctgaattgaccctgaataccttccatcctcccccccaTATGCGCTGTATAATATGCGCtgtgtataatcctacgagtagGGTATTTAAATCCTACTAAGGAGATACCAGGACAACCCTATCCtacattactatatatatataatataatgtatgcTTTATGTCTCCATAACATCTGTTCCACCAAAATTATTGTAAAAGGTCGTCCACAAAAGCCTAAATAAAATTTTATAtggacacaatggaaataagtccctgactttttttttttgggtcatcaTAGGTAATCTATGCATGATAATaattgtactatatatatatatatatatatatatatatatatatatatatatatatatatatatatatatatatatatatatatatatatatatatacacacacacgttatataaCAGCCCTGACGGTCCAGGTGAAAGTTCCATGACcaatttattgtttttttttaattaatatattatatatggcATTGAGCTGATACCTTGTAATCCACACTTAACTGCTACCAGCAttaaggtttgatccaaggaagaggagcagCTCTGGAGTTCCTTACACAACAGGAACAGTAGTTTCCCCCCCCCTGGAAACAACCCACAATATTTGGCAAATAAACtgtttaataagtttatttaggtacaagtacacatatatagctacacaaattattatatatagtttaacaaatgtgtaaattacccaggataacccaaaaaacaaGTCaaaagtgacttgtttccattgtggtccttgtaatatcttattaaacatTGTTATTACAATaaaaggggagcgctaaacccgtaggattatacagcttctgtgtgggggatgtggaaggtattctggCTAAATTCAGGAACCTGGAGCACAGCTCcagttcccaagatcaagagcccctcaccagcatcaaggaacctcccttgacgaGTCAAACAAGTGTTGAATATAGCTTAAATTACGAGTATATTAGAGGACTCACCAGGAGGAGATCAGGGGCGCCCATACTGGTTTATATCAGCTGGTAGACTAAACTCCAGTGTTCCAGCAGGCACAAGAAGGCACCTAACTACCTTAAATAGGTGCCACGTAGGCTTCAGGTCTcaccctaccatacactacatacatcactCATCATGCCAGCTATCACACTAtatcttccttcattattcacatcaCAGCTGCCATTAACAACActcaaaataaatattattttaacTCAAAAAAAAATATGTGGTAGCAATAAGCAGCTGTTAACAGAAGTGACCATGAAATTCCGTTAGTTTAAGATTTCCGCCAAGACTGACTCTCAGGAAGCAAATTTAAAGGATATTTTACCTTTTTTTTAAGTAATATATGTGTTATAATATAAATGGCAGGGTTAAAAGGCTTGAAAAATGAGGTTAAAGGCAACTACACTACTACTCCATTACTGCCATATATTTACTAGTAATAACAAACTGCCTTTAatataattatttatgtactaaaTTACTTTATTTATAAGTATTAATGAAATAAAATTAGTAATAATGTAATATACGTATAAATATTAAATTCTCCTTCTCTTGCCTGTACTGATATGAGAAATATATTTCAGTGAGACTTGTTAATATAATTTGTTTGTAGTTTATTTATACAATCATTTATGTAAATATTTATGTAAAATAGGTGGAAAAATAATTGATATGATAAATTAGTTTTTGTGTTGGTGGGAGTAATGGCGTCGTCTGTTCTCACTAAAATAATACAAAACCACAGGTTTACAGCACAATTATTGAGATATAATAGAGGAGTGTGtgtccacccccacaccaccatatTTCCCCACAGTTTTAACCCCCATATATCTTCCTGTGGGAATATTACCCGTATGGGGTCACCTCTGAGCTCACATGGCTGCCTTATTTCACCagccattttgtgtgtaacagcCAGATATacttgtaatggcttgacaggTTCTCCCAGATGGCTGGACAAGTCTTATGTATGTTTATTTAGGTGTGTCACAGCTCGAGGTATTACTGTGGGTGATGTGTGTACCTCAGGACACCATCACAAGTCTGACTCTCCACACTCCCaggttaaaatttattatttatttctctCTTGATATTATAATGTTTGgttttatatattaaatattattgTGTATTATGAAATATTGTGGAGGCTTATACTAGGCCTAGGTATgccagactaatactaattcctATATTGACAGTTATGGATTGTATTTACCTTGATATTTCCcttaaaggaggttccttgatgaggggctcttgatctagggaattggatctgtgctctggttccttgaattgagcctgaataccttccattccccccctccAATGCGTTTTAtcatcctacgagtttagcgctcccctgtgATTATAATAGACCTTGATAtataagattttgttgggatttttaaccccggagggttagtcacccaggataacccaagaaagtcagtgtgttctCGAGggagtcttgtcccccaggatgccacccacaccagtcgactaacacccaggtacctacttgcttgctagtaGGTGAAGGGAAATTCCAAGGTGTAACTGTAAACACTATGTTGAAATTTAATGCTCAGATCCAACACATTTCAATATAAGTATCAAAAGACTGTAGGAATACGCTCTAAAATTCAATATTACGCTGCTGATATTTCACTTCTCCCTTATTTACCCATACCTCACATGTGGGATTTATCTTGGTATACACCTTGGCGACCCACTGCAAACTGTCACTCTGtgaaaggcagcagtcagaataaTTGCAGACTTTTTATTCATCACTCTGTACCTTTAAATCGCTAAACCTACTAAATATAAATGCCATGTACACTTTAGCGGTTAGCATTTTTTCTCATGCCAGAGAGAACATAGGGTCAATCCTCACTATGAGATGAGACGTAAGATAATACATGTATGGGTAAGTCCCCCTgatacctgctgcctctgttacctagcagtaaataggtatttTGCAGCTAGTCGACTTTTTAGGGTTGCATCCTGGAGAGGACATAAAAAGGACCCCATTTCAAATAAGTCGCTAACCCTTTGAGGCTAATaatctaaataaaataaaatatatacgtGTATTGTAATGCTGTTCACTTCACATCTTCAGGACTTTGCATTGCACTGTTGATGCTGATCCAGGACATTTCCTGGAAATGTGTAACAGAATACAGAGTAATCATACTAGACACAAATACTGTTCTTCTTTGATATCGTTCGTATTTATTTGAGCATATAGAGTAAgaagtttctcctatgtgtggattatttgtgtattgttccagtcacggtattgtgcctttttgttctttgcaGTGCGGATGTGAGACATATCCTGAGCAAAACTGATATTGGAAGAAAGTATTAGTTTGGTAAAAAATATCATGCAATGCTGTGTATCTGATAAGAATTAAAATAAACCAATCCTTGAGAgctaaaatttaaatatatacatatacagtaacTTAGTTttctggagacctggagtttacctggagagagttctgggggtcaacgcccccgcggcccggtctgtgaccaggcctcctggtggatcagagcctgatcaatcaatTCTTGCAGAATTTTGATTCACTTTTCATATATTGCTACCAATACTTTGTGTAAATCAAATTATCCATAAAACAGtagttaaagttttttttttttcagtgtgtgACATCATGGGAGGTGGTGAAAAAAAAGGAGAAGAATATCAGAGAGGCAGGGCAGGAATTTCTTGAGGATTTTAAAGAGAAGAAAGCTAAAGTTAGAGAAAAAGTGGATGAAATCATTGAGGTTTGTAAGAGAGAGGTTATGTTACTGCAGTTTGCTAAAGGATCACTATATTTATTAAGCAAATTTGTATCATTTAAAAATTTTCATGAGTTTTATATACagtagaatgaatgaatgaatctcGTCTCCTTTTGGATTAATTGTAGACCATTTTTCAGTTTTCCGAAGAAAGAGAATAGTTTATATGTCAACGCATAAGAGCTAGACATAGTCTTGCATGAATGAGCAGGTAGCACTGCCTGTCTGTAGAGGAATTTTAACCTGGCATTTATTATATAAGCTTTGTATATTCACCATTAATTCACCTGACTTGCATAGATCAAAGGATACTCCCAAGGTGTTTTGGTAAAATTACTATTGAGCTTGGTTACTCGTTACAGAGTACAGTACATTAAAATGATATACTTTTTGAGCCTAATAGTATGACTCAACATTTCCTTAGTGCTGTGATAGTTTATATAttaactaggactgtataccttgtacatgtacctgtagaaataaagatgttatTATTTACCGCAAGACTAGTTCCTGCGATAATATTTTAGCCACAGTATATCCTTTgtgtggtgccttgatgctgatgaagagctcttgatacaaagaattggaTCAAAGCTAATTACAACCCATTTCCCAGGTGTGCTTCCCAATAAATATATTCCCCTGAAGGGAGGtaccttgaagctggtgaggggctcttgatataaggaattggacctgtactccagttccttgaatcaaatctGTATGCCTCcattcccccaggtgctgtataacccctatgggtttagtgcttcccttgtatataataataataccaatagtatgtaaaaagaaaatctttcatttttctttttaggtcaccctgcctcagtgggagatgaccggtGCATTgaaaaaagtataaataatattaattattagtGAATTTCAGCGTGAGAACATCTGGACGATACCCAACTTTCTGTGCATGAGTCGTATTGCGTTCTCGCCTCTTCTTGTTCACTTGGTCATTTCTTCAAACTACAGCTGGGCCCTAGGACTCTTCATGTTTGCTGGCTTCACCGACTTGGTAAGAAACTTTCAATTGTTATAACAAGGAACCAGTTGGGTGAAGTTGGTAAAGTTTATTTAGCATATTAGACACCCTGTATTATAGACATACCCTCTATACTAGGCACACCCTTTATACACTCTGTATACTGGTATTCTAGACATCTGTATATACCAGATACACCATTTATACTAGTATGCTAGATACTTgctgtatacagtggtaccccgagtttcgaacagctcccaactcgaacaattatgtaagtgtattattgtaagtacttttgtaagtgtatttttgggagtctgaaacagactaatctaatttacattattccttatgggaataaattcgtttggtaacggcacttgaacagccttctggaatttaTTATgtacgaaactcgaggtaccactgtattagtaCACAAGTACAACACCTATTTTCCAGCACCCTTGGTTAATAGTCTTTGCTGGAATATTGATTTTTGCCGGACCAACAGAGGTCATACAATAATGAGCAAACAAGACACCTCTGACCTATCATGGTTTACTGGAAACTTAAATATTACCTACAATGAAACAGGCATCTTTATTACTGTACTTACAAAGAACATTGCAGTATGACCATTCCAAAAGTGGTATTTTAAAATTTTACAAAAGTTACAGACGTAATGACCAGCCATAGCTAGGGTTAATTGTTAGCAAAATATGCTAAGAATGGCACACTCAAGGGATCACCACCAACAGCTGCAGTGTGAACACTATAAGTGGGCACACACTACATGCAGTGTCATCTGTGGTCACCAAGCAAATTATTTTAGGGAAAAAGTAGTTTGCTTGGACTAAAGGAGGTACTGGACAATTCATTGTTGGTAAattggtgttgtgcctgtgtattATTGCATTCATTCTATTTGTTTATTATTTTGAGGGTACATATAAATATTAAGGTCATTTAAGTAAGCTATTGTACCATAGAATACAGTTACGGTCTGAAAAAATAGACTAATagagggaggaagtgactaaTTTAC
It encodes the following:
- the CLS gene encoding probable cardiolipin synthase (CMP-forming); the protein is MASSVLTKIIQNHRFTAQLLRYNRGVCVHPHTTIFPHSFNPHISSCGNITRMGSPLSSHGCLISPAILCVTARYTCNGLTGSPRWLDKSYVCLFRCVTARGITVGDVCTSGHHHKSDSPHSQCVTSWEVVKKKEKNIREAGQEFLEDFKEKKAKVREKVDEIIERENIWTIPNFLCMSRIAFSPLLVHLVISSNYSWALGLFMFAGFTDLLDGWIARTFPGQASNIGSFLDPLADKVLVALLFLSLTYVGLIPLPLTGLIIYRDVLIIGAASYIRYKSLPPPRTITRYFDATHATAKLAPTTLSKFNTAVQLSLITASLAAPVLCFSDHYLLKGLWWLTAATTLSSGISYIFSKDTYKILSNMSKTTEK